Proteins encoded by one window of Mustela erminea isolate mMusErm1 chromosome 5, mMusErm1.Pri, whole genome shotgun sequence:
- the PEX11A gene encoding peroxisomal membrane protein 11A isoform X1, with protein sequence MDTFIRFTNQTQGRDRLFRATQYTCMLLRYLLEPKAGKEKVVLKLKKLETSVSTGRKWFRLGNVVHAVQATQESVHATDLVPRVCLTLANVNRVLYFICDTVLWVRSVGLASGINKEKWRMWAARHYYYCLLLSLARDLYELSLQMEQAARDRAKAEQSLSQEPLGYSVADEETEWLQSFLLLLFRSLKKQPPLLLDTVKNFCDLLNPLDQLGIYKFNPGIIGLGGLVSSIAGIVVVAYPQMKLRVR encoded by the exons ATGGACACCTTCATCCGCTTCACCAACCAGACCCAGGGCCGGGACCGACTCTTCAG aGCCACTCAATACACATGCATGTTGCTTAGATACTTGTTAGAGCCTAAAGCTGGCAAAGAGAAGGTGGTACTGAAGCTCAAGAAACTGGAGACCAGTGTGAGCACTGGCCGCAAAT GGTTCAGATTAGGCAACGTGGTACATGCTGTGCAGGCGACCCAGGAGAGCGTTCACGCCACTGACCTGGTGCCCCGCGTGTGCCTGACGTTAGCCAACGTGAACCGTGTGCTTTATTTCATCTGTGATACCGTCCTCTGGGTGAGGAGCGTAGGCCTTGCCTCCGGCATTAACAAAGAGAAATGGCGAATGTGGGCTGCCCGCCACTACTACTATTGTCTGCTGCTGAGCCTGGCCAGGGACCTGTACGAGCTCTCCCTGCAGATGGAACAGGCTGCACGCGACAGGGCGAAGGCGGAGCAGTCACTGTCTCAGGAGCCTCTTGGGTACAGCGTGGCCGATGAGGAAACAGAATGGCTCcagtccttcctcctcctcttgttCCGATCTctgaagaagcagcctcccttgCTCCTGGACACAGTGAAGAACTTCTGCGATCTCTTGAACCCCTTGGACCAGCTGGGGATTTATAAGTTCAATCCTGGCATCATTGGACTTGGAGGTCTTGTGTCCTCCATAGCGGGCATCGTCGTTGTGGCGTATCCGCAGATGAAGCTGAGGGTGCGCTGA
- the PEX11A gene encoding peroxisomal membrane protein 11A isoform X2 — MWAARHYYYCLLLSLARDLYELSLQMEQAARDRAKAEQSLSQEPLGYSVADEETEWLQSFLLLLFRSLKKQPPLLLDTVKNFCDLLNPLDQLGIYKFNPGIIGLGGLVSSIAGIVVVAYPQMKLRVR, encoded by the coding sequence ATGTGGGCTGCCCGCCACTACTACTATTGTCTGCTGCTGAGCCTGGCCAGGGACCTGTACGAGCTCTCCCTGCAGATGGAACAGGCTGCACGCGACAGGGCGAAGGCGGAGCAGTCACTGTCTCAGGAGCCTCTTGGGTACAGCGTGGCCGATGAGGAAACAGAATGGCTCcagtccttcctcctcctcttgttCCGATCTctgaagaagcagcctcccttgCTCCTGGACACAGTGAAGAACTTCTGCGATCTCTTGAACCCCTTGGACCAGCTGGGGATTTATAAGTTCAATCCTGGCATCATTGGACTTGGAGGTCTTGTGTCCTCCATAGCGGGCATCGTCGTTGTGGCGTATCCGCAGATGAAGCTGAGGGTGCGCTGA